The following are from one region of the Chloroflexota bacterium genome:
- a CDS encoding PD40 domain-containing protein, with protein MRRSRSYIRLPLLAIAITAGSALACSYLIFDNFLQLARVSTGKIVYASHHDGNWEIYTLDANTLYTKYNRLTNNHISDCCPAWSPDRTRIAFVSWRDGNREIYLMNADGTNVVRLTNIHGTDWNPDWSPDGTRLVFESDRNGNRDVFIMNADGSGQTRLTENTLFDGDPAWSPLGDQIAFESNRDYSKEIYLMNIDGTNVIRLTNNRFIDGNPTWSPDGKRIAFHSYRDGNAEIYSMNTDGSDQTRLTDNPVGDLYPSWSPDGSRIAFVSDRDGNPEIYLMNIDGSGPTRLTHDKEDDLGPTWQP; from the coding sequence ATGCGCCGTTCACGCTCCTACATCCGACTCCCGTTGTTGGCAATCGCCATCACTGCCGGGTCGGCGCTTGCCTGTAGCTATCTCATCTTCGACAATTTCCTTCAACTTGCCAGGGTCAGCACCGGCAAGATTGTGTACGCCTCGCACCACGACGGCAATTGGGAAATCTACACTCTCGACGCCAATACTCTTTATACCAAGTACAACCGTCTCACCAATAATCATATCAGCGATTGTTGCCCGGCCTGGTCACCCGATAGAACTCGCATCGCCTTTGTCTCCTGGCGCGACGGCAACCGCGAAATCTATCTGATGAATGCCGATGGCACAAACGTCGTCCGCCTCACCAACATTCACGGTACCGACTGGAACCCGGACTGGTCGCCTGACGGAACCAGGCTGGTTTTCGAGTCGGATCGCAATGGCAATCGTGATGTCTTTATTATGAACGCCGACGGCTCCGGGCAAACCCGTCTCACCGAGAATACCCTATTCGATGGCGACCCGGCCTGGTCGCCGTTAGGCGACCAAATTGCTTTTGAGTCCAATCGGGACTACAGCAAAGAGATTTATCTCATGAACATTGACGGCACGAACGTCATTCGCCTCACCAACAATCGCTTCATTGACGGCAACCCAACCTGGTCGCCCGACGGCAAACGCATCGCCTTTCATTCTTATCGTGATGGCAACGCCGAAATCTATAGCATGAATACCGACGGCTCTGACCAGACCCGCCTCACCGACAATCCCGTTGGCGACCTTTACCCCAGTTGGTCGCCGGACGGCAGTCGCATTGCGTTTGTGTCAGATCGCGACGGCAACCCCGAAATTTATCTCATGAACATTGACGGCTCCGGCCCAACCCGGCTGACCCACGACAAAGAAGATGATCTCGGACCCACGTGGCAACCCTGA
- a CDS encoding PD40 domain-containing protein: MSRRLKLFLLVAPSTLALTLACAFAANLALRRLLGADTNLVAFDGTPGSRGEIYVVNTGGLFYSAKQLTNNSINDCCPQWSPDGKRIIYVSFPDQNNNADIYLINADGSGVARLTDSPGDDRFPVWSPDGTKIAFQSNRERNFEIYVMNPDGSEQTRLTFNRDADTNPIWSPDGTRIAFQSNRGRRFEIYVMNADGSDQAQLTHHAIMWLSGMNWSPDGSQIVFVATRDDNREIYTVNTDGSGQSFRLTNDLANDVNPLWSPDGTKIAFQTNRDGNQEIYLMDADGANPINLTKNRSYDGSFVWSPDSLRLVFDSLRNGNREFYVINIDGAGLIRLTNNTRDDDRPAWQP, from the coding sequence ATGTCAAGGCGGCTCAAGCTCTTTCTCCTTGTAGCACCCTCCACGCTTGCCTTGACGCTCGCCTGCGCCTTCGCCGCCAACCTTGCTTTGCGCCGCCTCCTCGGCGCTGACACCAACCTCGTCGCCTTCGACGGCACACCCGGCAGTCGAGGCGAAATCTATGTAGTGAACACGGGCGGCCTCTTTTATTCAGCCAAGCAACTCACCAACAACTCAATTAACGACTGTTGCCCGCAATGGTCGCCGGACGGGAAACGGATCATCTACGTGAGTTTCCCGGATCAGAACAACAACGCCGACATCTATCTCATCAACGCCGACGGCTCCGGGGTGGCCCGCCTCACCGACAGCCCCGGCGACGACCGCTTTCCCGTCTGGTCACCCGACGGCACGAAGATTGCCTTTCAATCCAACCGTGAGCGCAATTTTGAAATCTATGTCATGAATCCCGACGGCTCGGAGCAAACGCGCCTGACCTTCAACCGCGACGCCGACACCAACCCCATCTGGTCGCCCGATGGAACCCGGATCGCCTTTCAGTCCAACCGGGGCCGCCGGTTTGAAATCTACGTGATGAACGCTGACGGCTCCGACCAGGCCCAACTCACCCATCATGCCATCATGTGGCTCTCCGGCATGAACTGGTCGCCCGACGGCTCGCAAATTGTTTTTGTCGCCACTCGCGACGACAACCGCGAAATCTATACGGTGAACACCGACGGCTCCGGGCAATCCTTCCGCCTGACGAACGATTTAGCCAACGACGTCAACCCGCTCTGGTCGCCTGACGGAACGAAGATTGCATTTCAGACCAACCGCGACGGCAACCAGGAAATCTACCTCATGGACGCCGATGGCGCCAACCCGATCAACCTCACCAAGAATCGCTCGTATGACGGCAGTTTCGTCTGGTCGCCGGACAGCCTGCGCCTTGTTTTCGACTCGCTTCGCAACGGCAACCGCGAGTTTTACGTCATCAACATTGACGGCGCCGGGTTGATCCGGCTCACCAACAACACCCGCGACGACGACCGCCCGGCCTGGCAACCCTAG
- a CDS encoding GAF domain-containing protein translates to MPLLSLAPLREIARAISAARDLDSTLDLIVHKTTEVMGVDSCTIYLLDLDGKALRLRASTGLAKRAVGRATLNIGEGLTGYAVQHNTPAFAREAQADPRFKFVPDADEKQFTSLLAVPMISEKRPIGAMNVQTLAPHDYTPDEIELLALIGDLAAGALDKAALHDNMKRQLGELTTLARVSEAVTSPIYLDEMLDVVTEMAAKVMNAAVCSIFLVNETSGQLELHSARRTNRAYAARAPIPIGEGVSGRVAQTGEPITVRDVRADPRYRNPELARAEGLVSMLSVPLVVREKVIGVLNCFTAEPHDFTAEQIALFSTLANQTALALENARLVTNAAVVREMHHRIKNNLQTVGMLMRMQVSEANGELTARDVLHQSINRIQSIAAVHEVLSEQGFRLVDVKDVITRISRMVAQNMIPPGKAITIQVDGEAVTLPSRPATSLALVVNELLQNALEHAFVGRQRGSVAITLTHTDRYIVVTVADDGVGLPSEIPSSLGLEIVETLVRDDLKGKLKFKSRKGGAQVDIQLPRHSAGWEQE, encoded by the coding sequence ATGCCTCTCCTCAGCCTCGCCCCGCTCCGCGAAATCGCCCGCGCCATCTCCGCCGCCCGCGATCTCGACTCGACTCTCGACCTCATCGTCCATAAAACTACTGAGGTCATGGGCGTGGACTCTTGCACCATTTATCTGCTCGACCTCGACGGCAAGGCATTGCGTCTGCGCGCCTCCACCGGCCTCGCCAAGCGCGCAGTGGGCCGCGCCACCCTCAACATCGGCGAAGGTCTTACCGGCTACGCCGTCCAGCACAACACGCCCGCCTTCGCCCGCGAAGCCCAGGCCGACCCGCGCTTCAAGTTCGTGCCTGACGCCGACGAGAAGCAATTCACCTCTTTGCTGGCCGTGCCCATGATCAGCGAAAAGCGGCCCATCGGGGCCATGAACGTCCAGACCCTCGCCCCGCATGATTACACGCCCGACGAGATCGAACTTCTGGCCCTCATCGGCGACCTGGCCGCCGGCGCGCTCGACAAGGCCGCCCTGCACGATAACATGAAGCGCCAGCTCGGCGAGCTGACCACTCTGGCCCGCGTCAGCGAAGCCGTGACTTCGCCAATCTACCTCGACGAAATGCTGGACGTGGTCACTGAAATGGCGGCCAAAGTGATGAACGCCGCCGTCTGCTCCATCTTCCTCGTCAACGAAACCAGCGGCCAGCTTGAACTGCATTCGGCCAGACGCACCAACCGCGCTTACGCCGCTCGCGCTCCTATTCCAATTGGCGAAGGCGTCTCAGGCCGGGTCGCTCAAACCGGCGAACCCATCACCGTTCGTGATGTCCGGGCCGACCCGCGCTACCGCAACCCCGAACTCGCCCGCGCCGAAGGCCTGGTCTCCATGCTCTCCGTGCCGCTCGTCGTCCGCGAAAAAGTCATCGGCGTCCTCAATTGCTTCACCGCCGAACCACACGACTTCACCGCCGAGCAAATCGCCCTCTTCTCCACCCTCGCCAACCAGACCGCCCTCGCCCTCGAAAACGCGCGCCTCGTCACCAACGCCGCCGTCGTCCGCGAGATGCACCACCGCATCAAGAACAACCTGCAAACCGTCGGCATGTTGATGAGAATGCAGGTCTCCGAAGCGAACGGCGAACTGACCGCCCGCGACGTTCTGCATCAATCCATCAACCGCATCCAGTCCATCGCCGCCGTCCACGAAGTGTTGTCGGAGCAGGGATTTCGACTGGTGGACGTGAAGGACGTGATCACCCGCATCAGCCGGATGGTGGCCCAGAACATGATCCCGCCGGGGAAAGCGATCACGATTCAGGTGGACGGGGAAGCCGTCACCCTGCCCTCCCGCCCGGCTACTTCATTGGCCCTCGTCGTCAACGAGCTTTTGCAGAACGCCCTCGAGCACGCCTTTGTGGGCCGCCAGCGCGGCAGTGTCGCCATCACCCTCACCCACACCGACCGCTACATCGTCGTCACCGTCGCCGACGACGGCGTGGGCCTGCCGTCTGAAATCCCGTCCTCGCTCGGCCTTGAAATCGTCGAAACACTGGTGCGCGACGATCTCAAAGGCAAGCTAAAATTCAAGAGCCGCAAAGGCGGCGCTCAGGTAGACATCCAACTTCCCCGCCACAGCGCCGGCTGGGAGCAGGAATAA
- a CDS encoding response regulator: protein MSKLKILIADDESIIRLGLKTMLAEMGHEVTMAVDGRDALKLAHQKRFDFAIFDIKMPFTDGLEAARALHRYRPTPTLILTAFGDKDLIEQAAELPIQGYLIKPVAEKQLAASIEVALRRFADSQAATAKAAELEETLETRKVVERAKGVLMKGGLTEEEAHQKLRKSARDKQLSLRQVAEAVLKEARK from the coding sequence ATGAGCAAGCTCAAAATCCTCATCGCCGACGACGAGTCGATCATCCGCCTGGGCCTCAAGACCATGCTGGCCGAGATGGGCCACGAGGTGACGATGGCTGTTGATGGCCGCGACGCCCTCAAGCTGGCCCATCAGAAGCGCTTCGACTTCGCCATCTTCGACATCAAGATGCCCTTCACCGACGGCCTCGAAGCCGCCCGCGCCCTGCACCGTTACCGCCCCACCCCGACTCTGATCCTCACCGCCTTCGGCGACAAAGACCTGATCGAGCAAGCCGCCGAACTTCCCATCCAGGGCTATCTCATCAAGCCGGTGGCCGAAAAACAACTGGCCGCTTCCATCGAAGTCGCCCTGCGCCGCTTCGCCGATTCGCAAGCCGCAACCGCCAAAGCCGCCGAACTCGAAGAGACACTTGAAACGCGAAAGGTGGTCGAGCGCGCCAAAGGGGTTTTGATGAAAGGCGGCCTCACCGAGGAAGAGGCCCATCAGAAGCTTCGGAAGTCCGCGCGCGACAAGCAACTCTCGCTTCGCCAGGTGGCAGAGGCCGTGTTGAAAGAAGCTCGCAAGTGA
- a CDS encoding TIGR01906 family membrane protein, whose protein sequence is MPNWLANLLRILLTAALPVCLVLTNVRLMLTPFYTNWEYNLKGFPPDFYSFNKEDRLKYSAIALDYLLNDEGIDFLGKLTLPADKIANTDSGDRMYNDRELKHMVDVKIVVRGAMLVWMVSGLLVIGSVAALAWQPATRPLLRSGLLNGAVATLVLLIAVLLFVMFAFDPFFVFFHKIFFTGDTWLFRYSDTLIRLFPEKFWQDVFIWIGGGAMLEALAIGAWAWWGLKGK, encoded by the coding sequence ATGCCCAACTGGCTCGCCAACCTGCTTCGCATCCTTTTGACCGCCGCCCTGCCCGTTTGCCTGGTGCTCACCAACGTGCGGCTCATGCTCACCCCGTTCTACACCAACTGGGAATACAACCTCAAAGGCTTCCCGCCGGACTTTTACAGCTTCAACAAAGAAGACCGGTTGAAGTATTCAGCCATCGCCCTCGACTACCTGCTCAACGACGAGGGCATTGACTTCCTGGGCAAGCTCACCCTGCCTGCCGACAAGATCGCCAACACCGACAGCGGAGACCGCATGTACAACGACCGCGAGCTTAAGCACATGGTGGATGTAAAAATTGTGGTGAGAGGGGCGATGTTAGTGTGGATGGTTAGCGGGTTATTGGTTATTGGCTCTGTAGCGGCGCTGGCCTGGCAACCGGCCACGCGCCCGCTCCTGCGAAGCGGCCTGCTAAACGGCGCAGTGGCGACCCTTGTTTTACTGATCGCCGTCCTGCTCTTTGTCATGTTCGCCTTCGACCCCTTCTTCGTCTTCTTCCATAAAATATTCTTTACCGGCGACACCTGGCTCTTCCGCTATTCAGACACCCTCATCCGGCTGTTCCCGGAAAAGTTCTGGCAGGACGTGTTTATCTGGATCGGCGGCGGGGCTATGCTGGAAGCGTTGGCGATTGGGGCCTGGGCGTGGTGGGGGTTGAAGGGGAAGTAG
- a CDS encoding PD40 domain-containing protein, translating to MISDPRGNPDPVRRPAWLWVALAAALAGCLAVGAARALAGSGARRLAFDSIRQGEQDIYLVNTDGLAYVSRPLTNNLEDECCPVWSPDGTRIAYNSINNGNWEVFVMNADGSGQTNLTNSPAIDWAPTWSPDGKRLTFVSERDGNPEIYILTLGQVGASGLTRLTHNVNDDSPPVWSPDSQQLAFASRRTGAWEIYTMNADGSGQTQLTHFQVWASDPAWSPDGQQIAFGSRHTGNWEVFVMNADGSGQTNLTNDPANDISAIWSPDGSRIAFLSNRDGNKEIYVMNADGSGQINVTHNAGYDGSLAWLDDGSRIAFVSDRDGHWSIYAIALDEVETSEPIRLTANIADNKHPAWQP from the coding sequence ATGATCTCGGACCCACGTGGCAACCCTGACCCGGTGAGAAGACCGGCGTGGTTGTGGGTGGCGCTGGCGGCGGCCCTCGCCGGCTGCCTGGCTGTCGGCGCCGCCCGCGCTCTGGCCGGGAGCGGCGCCCGCCGGCTTGCCTTCGACTCTATCCGCCAGGGCGAACAGGACATCTATCTGGTGAATACCGACGGCCTGGCTTATGTCTCCCGGCCACTCACCAACAACCTCGAGGACGAATGTTGCCCGGTCTGGTCGCCCGACGGGACACGTATTGCCTACAATTCAATTAACAACGGCAACTGGGAAGTGTTCGTGATGAACGCCGACGGCTCCGGGCAAACCAACCTCACCAACAGCCCGGCCATTGACTGGGCCCCGACCTGGTCGCCCGACGGCAAGCGCCTCACCTTCGTCTCCGAGCGTGACGGCAACCCCGAAATCTACATCCTCACCCTCGGCCAGGTGGGGGCTTCGGGCCTCACCCGCCTCACTCACAACGTCAACGACGACTCGCCGCCCGTCTGGTCGCCCGACAGTCAGCAGTTGGCCTTCGCCTCGCGGCGCACCGGCGCGTGGGAAATTTACACCATGAACGCCGATGGCTCCGGGCAAACCCAGTTGACTCATTTCCAGGTTTGGGCCTCCGACCCGGCCTGGTCGCCCGATGGCCAACAGATTGCTTTTGGTTCCCGGCACACCGGAAACTGGGAAGTGTTCGTGATGAACGCCGACGGCTCCGGGCAGACCAACCTCACCAACGACCCGGCCAACGACATCTCGGCCATCTGGTCGCCCGACGGCTCGCGAATCGCCTTTCTCTCAAATCGGGATGGCAACAAGGAAATCTATGTGATGAATGCCGACGGCTCCGGGCAGATCAACGTCACCCACAACGCCGGCTACGATGGCTCACTAGCCTGGCTGGACGATGGCTCGCGCATTGCCTTTGTCTCCGACCGTGACGGCCACTGGAGCATTTACGCCATCGCCCTCGATGAGGTTGAAACTTCGGAGCCGATCCGTCTCACGGCCAACATCGCCGACAACAAGCACCCGGCCTGGCAACCGTAA